ACATACTCGACCGTCTTCTATAATAAATTGTGATACTTTGTAGGTAACCATGGATACAGCGATACCTACATTTTTTCATACCTACCGCATCTATATCTGACTTCCAAGTATTTGTATGTTCCAAGACAAGGGTTTCCGAAAACAGAATTTTTAGCCACCAGATTACAAGATTCCTTTCCATTACAGTGCAAGAGTTTCTTCATCGCTACATTACTGTGACATGTCCTAGGATGAAAGATGAAGCCATGTTATTAAATTGGTTGATACTTGTGCTGTTAGTTAAGCATATGATAGAGTTGCTTATCTGAGAGGAAATCAAACATTTCGTTCATACATATTCCATAGATATCAAGACTCTCTGTATTCAATAATATGTATCCGAATAATTATGAACATTAATTTTACACCAATATATTCATATCTTTTGAAGGTATTGGATAGCGGTGTGTTAGGAATACATGACGACAAATACGTTTACCACCAGTCGGTATATCAATGTGGTCTAATGaacatatattaaaaattattttaaacaatacACTCGTTAAGCGGTTTACTGAGCATTTCCCAACGCAAAACTATAACAAACTGAATTATAGATTGATATTTAAACATGCGTAagaaccaaaataaaaaaaaaactgaaatccCTTGAAATTCCATAAATAGATAACAATCTTACAAGTTATACATTGCAGGGCTCGGGCAAGTAATTTCATCATGGCGGCCATAGTCGACACCTACAAGGGCTAGTTTGTGTCCCGGTAGGCAACGAATGTTGGATTTCTGGCTCTCACACACGATCTCTGACCTCAATCCTGTCACACAAAAACGGTTCCAAATGAGGTGACAGCCATTGAATAATAATGGCAATGTTAATAAACTATATCTTATTTTGCCACTTCTCTTAAATGAAATACGTTCCATGTTTTTTCCATAAAGTTCCAACTCAAAGGCATACCATAGGGTTGTTAATATTAGCAagggttttaatttcgctaaaaatcCGCAAAATGAAATTCctcacatttaaaaaaaaaaattatgattttatatattacacCCTGTCATGAGAATGACGATTTAAAACGTTTCAAAGGTGGATAAAACATCCCCTCAAACTCGTTCCAAACAgcaaattgtgaatttttacACACTCAGACAATTAAATATAAAGAATGAGATGcttaataaaattatacatcGTTTCTTACCTGAACTTACACAGTCATAGATAACTTCAAGGTATTTCGGAACGCCACGACACGGATCACCAAATACTCCATTATGAGCCCTTACATCACATTTTTGTTTTCCGTTACAATGGTTTCGGACGATGTCTACCGCTCGCGTTGCCCGGCATTGTtcgttgtcatggtaaccacATGTTTCCTTGTCAAGACGTCCGTAGTTCGCCGCCTGGACGTACAGAACTTTACCACAAGGACATCGAAGATGTATGGCATTGTTCAGCGAATGCTCACAGGCCACTTGGTGCTGATTAGGCAAACCTACAGCAAAGGAATCCTACAGTTCATCTTGTTATATCTATGTAACATGGATGGCTAATAAATGTACTCATTCACGGAGTTTGGTGTACATGATGAATACAGGTCTGAAGATATTTTCATAGTATTAATAatggtttttttaaataagacttggtatttatattttgtaatgtttttgcATAACTTTATAAtagttaaagatatttttactAAATTCACCTTCTACTTTTTTAACCTATCGAAATTTAATTGTAGTATTAAAATCCTTAAGTCAACCAGCaaaatattcatcatttcaaTTCCATATCAACTGAACTTATACAGCTATTGTTCCCAATACAGATGCTTACCTATAGCCTGTATTAGTTCCGGGATTGACAGCAATATAACCAAGGACGTGATCTCCATGTTAGGCTACAGGTAGGATAACAAATCCCGGCATACCATTAGCTTCCGTCTTATATACCCACGTGGTAGATATGGCTCATCGCCATTTGTGTTATCATTGACATCATCCTGGTCATAGTTGTGCTTTGATGTCTACCAAGTCTCAGTAAGTAATGTTATAGGGGAACATAATGTTGAGATACGCTTGACTAAAGCATGGTATGCTTTAAGTTTATTTTGTACAACaatgtgaaaatttcaaattttgctTGTTGGTCTTTTACACGGCAACTTGATACCGGCTCAATGTAATTgtgataaatgaaaaaatggtattgttataatttactatatatatctCAATACGTTACACATTAAGCTATAAATGGACACATAATTAACATAACTGTGGAAAAAACATTATCTAAAACTACCAGCACGTATTTGATAGCAGAAAAAGGAAGTATATAAGTGGCAATTAACATCACAGCCATTAAAGGCATGGACATTAAGCTACTACcatattttcccaaataataTCGAAGTTTTATCACTTTAGGATGTTATTAGCTTTCGCGAGGAACACGttatatattgaaaatcatTGTATTGCTGTAACTGAAAAATGTTATCTCTGTATCGCTAAGacttttaaaacaaattgaatttgAGGGGTATTCGTCCATTGCACAAGCATTAAGGAAAACCGATGAAAAATAAGTTTCATACAGGGACATTCGAGGAAAACCTGAGCAGGAGAATAGTTTCATAGATACAGGCCGATAGTCTGTCTTTGTTTGTCTTATTTCggttaaatatttcatattcaaaTAGCAATCGGACTGCTACAATGAAAGCGCAAGTCATATCAAGAAGCGTTGAATAATTTACAAACCATATTGAAATGCGtgttcaatttcaatttaattttcaagCTG
This genomic window from Argopecten irradians isolate NY chromosome 11, Ai_NY, whole genome shotgun sequence contains:
- the LOC138334507 gene encoding L-rhamnose-binding lectin CSL2-like; amino-acid sequence: MEITSLVILLSIPELIQAIGLPNQHQVACEHSLNNAIHLRCPCGKVLYVQAANYGRLDKETCGYHDNEQCRATRAVDIVRNHCNGKQKCDVRAHNGVFGDPCRGVPKYLEVIYDCVSSGLRSEIVCESQKSNIRCLPGHKLALVGVDYGRHDEITCPSPAMYNLTCHSNVAMKKLLHCNGKESCNLVAKNSVFGNPCLGTYKYLEVRYRCEKTKIIVCESHNSKYKECEFGGTFDTITLIQQKSQANCIHGLRFGINGNRVWVDQACQGTFRLSKTVCDDE